One window of Pleurodeles waltl isolate 20211129_DDA chromosome 3_1, aPleWal1.hap1.20221129, whole genome shotgun sequence genomic DNA carries:
- the LOC138284547 gene encoding elongation factor 1-alpha, oocyte form-like: MGKEKIHINIVVIGHVDSGKSTTTGHLIYKCGGIDKRTIEKFEKEAAEMGKGSFKYAWVLDKLKAERERGITIDISLWKFETAKYYITIIDAPGHRDFIKNMITGTSQADCAVLIVAGGVGEFEAGISKNGQTREHALLAYTLGVKQLIIGVNKMDSTEPPYSQKRFEEITKEVSTYIKKIGYNPATVAFVPISGWHGDNMLEPSTNMTWFKGWKVDRKEGSASGVTLLEALDSIIPPTRPTDKPLRLPLQDVYKIGGIGTVPVGRVETGIIKAGMVVTFAPSNVTTEVKSVEMHHEALVEALPGDNVGFNVKNVSVKDIRRGNVAGDSKNDPPMEAGCFTAQVIILNHPGQISQGYAPVLDCHTAHIACKFAELKEKIDRRSGKKLEDSPKALKSGDAAIVDMIPGKPMCVESFSNYPPLGRFAVRDMRQTVAVGVIKAVEKKASSAGKVTKSAIKASGKK, translated from the exons ATGGGAAAGGAAAAGATCCACATCAACATCGTGGTCATCGGCCATGTGGACTCCGGCAAGTCCACCACCACCGGCCATCTCATCTACAAGTGTGGGGGCATCGATAAGCGAACAATTGAGAAGTTCGAGAAGGAGGCAGCCGAG ATGGGCAAAGGATCTTTCAAGTACGCCTGGGTGCTGGACAAGCTGAAGGCGGAGAGGGAACGTGGCATCACCATTGACATCTCTCTATGGAAGTTCGAGACTGCCAAGTACTACATCACCATCATTGATGCCCCCGGGCACAGGGATTTCATCAAGAACATGATCACCGGCACCTCGCAG GCTGACTGTGCGGTGCTGATTGTTGCTGGCGGCGTGGGTGAGTTTGAAGCTGGTATTTCCAAGAACGGACAGACCCGCGAGCACGCCCTGCTGGCCTACACCCTGGGGGTGAAGCAACTGATCATTGGTGTGAACAAGATGGACTCCACCGAACCTCCTTACAGTCAGAAGCGTTTCGAAGAAATCACCAAGGAAGTCAGCACCTACATCAAGAAAATCGGTTACAACCCAGCCACAGTGGCATTTGTGCCAATCTCCGGCTGGCATGGGGACAACATGCTGGAACCCAGCACCAAC ATGACCTGGTTTAAAGGCTGGAAAGTTGATCGTAAAGAGGGATCAGCCAGTGGGGTTACCCTTCTCGAAGCTCTGGACTCAATCATCCCACCTACCCGTCCCACCGACAAGCCCCTGCGTCTGCCCCTGCAGGATGTCTACAAGATAGGAG GTATTGGCACAGTACCAGTGGGCCGTGTGGAAACTGGTATCATTAAGGCTGGCATGGTGGTGACCTTTGCCCCCAGTAACGTAACCACTGAAGTAAAGTCTGTGGAGATGCATCACGAGGCGCTGGTGGAGGCTCTTCCAGGTGACAATGTTGGCTTCAACGTGAAGAACGTGTCCGTGAAAGACATCCGAAGAGGGAATGTGGCTGGTGACAGCAAAAACGATCCCCCGATGGAGGCTGGATGCTTCACAGCCCAG GTTATAATTCTCAATCACCCTGGCCAGATTAGTCAGGGATACGCTCCTGTGTTGGATTGCCACACCGCTCACATAGCCTGCAAATTTGCTGAGCTGAAAGAGAAAATCGACAGACGATCCGGCAAGAAGCTTGAAGATAGCCCCAAAGCCCTCAAGTCCGGAGATGCTGCCATTGTGGACATGATTCCAGGCAAACCCATGTGTGTGGAGAGCTTTTCAAACTACCCTCCTCTTG GTCGTTTTGCTGTTCGTGACATGAGGCAGACGGTGGCTGTCGGAGTAATCAAGGCGGTAGAGAAAAAGGCATCCAGTGCTGGCAAAGTCACCAAGTCCGCTATTAAGGCCTCTGGCAAGAAGTAG